One genomic segment of Aminivibrio sp. includes these proteins:
- the dsr2 gene encoding anti-phage defense-associated sirtuin Dsr2 — translation MSKESHIDVPESIRPYLNEIADRLWSNRAAVMVGAGFSKNAGDGFPDWNQLGDLFFQKARGEKPDSTQKKYLNVLRLADEVEAAFGRPALDNLLRDNIPDLTIEPSDLHVQILELPWVDVFTTNYDTLLERASAKVVTRRYRPVVNTEDIPYADKPRIVKLHGSFPSERPFVITEEDYRRYPYDNAPFVNTVQQSLLENTLCLVGFSGDDPNFLQWLGWIRDNLGRDKMQKIYLLGAFDLSSAKIQLLVKRGITVVNMSCCSGIDKHDHKQALKKFLDFMETKEPKLPGWPETTQKMMSPPQAADRIEAVKKITEEWRKQRQDYPGWLILPNSNRERLWKYTQDWVNYSLGMDQFPPGLDIQYTFELIWRLERCLLPLFSEVATICEVILERCYPFDKDNPSKNRLSRAGAEVVCNLPWKEIKEAWIALALAMLRFYREEGLLKKWKEAEKRLKAISDQFSVEQQEFLNYEGVLFCLFTLDLPNVKERLENWLPNQSHPYWMVKRAALLAEIGLVNQAEILVRGALERIRKSTNSKKGRPDLSMFSQESNAMLLGEYIQNAAAFQRNNLGEFQDKNKQFQDRWSKLKGYKCDPWGELKLFELALSAPPIQRKSISEKHEFDVGRITRTFSTGGIDQELFNAYSFLRFCEDAGIPFHLGNYTFATKTAMGCLQRISRSSSFWAAATLARLGDTKAADELFNRESIYKFTDKEADQLIQSYLETLDNCRDDIRTGDVFRNNNFGTRLARLLPEVISRLCCKCSSDMKGKLLSFLAEIYASPDKGKYGNVKSLVRRLLSSMSETEQYNHIPDLLKIPVPEGLHNPIIRDEFRNPFLLFNLNQKPAFAVKRIDIQPEFIEKLLYETGLEDTERRRWALSSLIQLHKMELLDAGQSKRLASDLWRVTDQYGLPEGTDFYKFVFLSLPHPEGVDLAKLFRNYVTAASFPVQKDKQKGGIAITGGSIPLATEILGANSSEEIFWTREDAVEILQKLLVWWDADKSMLDKEERGPAWFGSIPEEFRARFASIASLLAEVVGPKLSPDSPAEIKDSLSRLFEEMRKHSLHTLEAEAACLHLFPERKFDVFDRIKSSLISNIEDREKDGLEAISRIVFGNMDADDGSVEPDPLLMLSQYLTWHFGHSTSRAMSIVVRILKKTSGQFYAKQQMCVLEEAAQHQLGRLLGETSYDKDDSVLTFEKKVEMRRSAATLAATLQARYGARGLPVPGIVEEWRKRCFSPREFSEVTSAWMN, via the coding sequence ATGAGCAAAGAATCCCATATTGATGTGCCGGAATCCATACGGCCCTACCTGAACGAAATTGCGGATCGCCTTTGGTCTAACCGTGCCGCGGTCATGGTCGGCGCCGGTTTCAGCAAGAACGCGGGCGATGGATTTCCTGATTGGAACCAGTTGGGAGACCTTTTTTTCCAGAAGGCACGTGGCGAAAAGCCTGATTCAACCCAAAAGAAATATTTGAATGTCTTGAGACTGGCCGATGAGGTGGAGGCAGCATTCGGTCGGCCTGCGCTGGATAATTTGCTGCGAGACAATATTCCTGATCTCACTATCGAACCATCCGATCTTCATGTCCAGATTCTTGAATTACCGTGGGTGGATGTGTTCACGACCAATTATGATACCCTGCTTGAACGGGCTAGCGCAAAAGTAGTGACGAGGAGATATCGGCCCGTTGTCAATACAGAGGATATCCCTTACGCTGACAAACCAAGAATTGTAAAGCTTCACGGCAGCTTTCCATCCGAGCGCCCCTTTGTCATCACCGAGGAGGATTATCGGCGGTATCCGTATGATAATGCTCCTTTTGTCAATACCGTCCAGCAGTCTCTACTGGAAAATACGTTGTGTCTGGTAGGGTTTTCCGGGGATGATCCGAACTTTCTCCAGTGGCTTGGCTGGATTCGCGATAATCTCGGCAGAGACAAAATGCAGAAAATATATCTTTTAGGAGCCTTTGACCTGTCGTCAGCAAAGATACAACTTTTAGTGAAACGTGGGATTACGGTTGTCAATATGTCTTGCTGTTCTGGCATCGATAAGCATGACCACAAGCAGGCTTTAAAGAAGTTTCTTGATTTTATGGAAACGAAGGAACCGAAATTACCCGGCTGGCCTGAGACTACTCAAAAAATGATGTCTCCCCCTCAGGCTGCGGACCGCATCGAAGCGGTAAAGAAAATCACGGAAGAATGGCGGAAGCAGCGACAAGACTATCCGGGATGGCTGATCCTGCCAAATAGTAATCGCGAAAGACTTTGGAAATACACACAGGATTGGGTCAATTATTCCCTGGGTATGGATCAATTTCCCCCAGGATTGGATATCCAATATACGTTCGAGTTGATCTGGCGGCTTGAACGGTGTTTGCTGCCGCTTTTCTCCGAAGTTGCCACGATATGTGAAGTAATTCTCGAAAGGTGCTACCCCTTCGATAAGGACAATCCATCCAAAAACCGCCTGTCCCGCGCTGGGGCAGAGGTGGTCTGCAACCTTCCCTGGAAGGAAATTAAGGAAGCATGGATAGCACTAGCACTTGCCATGCTTCGGTTCTACCGTGAGGAAGGGCTTCTTAAAAAATGGAAGGAAGCAGAAAAACGACTCAAGGCAATTTCTGATCAATTTTCGGTGGAGCAACAAGAATTTTTGAATTATGAAGGTGTTCTCTTCTGCCTTTTTACCTTGGATTTGCCCAATGTCAAAGAAAGACTTGAAAATTGGCTACCCAACCAATCACATCCTTATTGGATGGTGAAGCGCGCGGCTTTACTAGCTGAGATCGGTTTGGTTAACCAAGCGGAAATTCTTGTTAGAGGTGCCCTTGAAAGGATCAGAAAAAGTACCAATAGCAAGAAAGGAAGGCCTGATCTTTCCATGTTTTCCCAAGAGAGTAACGCAATGCTTCTGGGAGAATATATTCAAAACGCCGCTGCATTTCAAAGAAACAACTTGGGTGAGTTTCAAGATAAAAATAAGCAGTTCCAAGATCGTTGGAGTAAATTAAAAGGTTACAAATGCGATCCATGGGGCGAATTGAAGCTGTTTGAACTGGCTCTGAGTGCTCCACCCATTCAGAGAAAAAGCATCTCGGAAAAGCATGAATTTGACGTAGGGCGGATTACCCGGACATTCTCAACGGGGGGCATTGATCAGGAGCTGTTCAATGCGTACTCTTTCCTCCGCTTCTGCGAAGATGCAGGAATACCGTTTCATCTTGGAAATTATACATTTGCAACAAAAACTGCTATGGGATGTTTGCAGCGTATTTCACGGTCTTCTTCCTTTTGGGCGGCCGCCACGCTTGCCAGGTTGGGAGACACGAAGGCCGCTGACGAGCTCTTCAACCGCGAATCAATTTATAAATTTACCGACAAAGAAGCGGACCAGCTCATTCAAAGCTATCTGGAAACGCTTGACAATTGCCGGGATGACATACGCACCGGTGATGTTTTTCGAAATAACAACTTTGGAACACGTCTCGCCCGACTTTTGCCAGAAGTCATTTCGAGGCTATGCTGCAAGTGTTCGAGTGACATGAAAGGCAAACTCCTCTCTTTTCTTGCGGAAATCTATGCTTCCCCCGATAAGGGGAAATACGGAAACGTTAAGAGCTTGGTCAGAAGGCTTCTTAGTTCAATGTCAGAAACAGAGCAATATAACCATATTCCCGACTTGCTGAAAATACCGGTTCCTGAAGGCCTCCATAATCCAATTATCAGGGATGAATTTAGAAATCCGTTTCTATTGTTCAATCTCAATCAAAAACCTGCGTTTGCTGTGAAGAGAATAGATATTCAACCGGAATTTATTGAAAAATTGTTGTATGAAACCGGGTTAGAGGATACAGAGCGCAGACGCTGGGCGCTTTCTTCCCTGATACAGCTTCATAAGATGGAATTACTCGATGCCGGACAAAGCAAGAGACTGGCATCTGATCTCTGGAGAGTGACCGACCAATATGGTCTGCCGGAAGGCACTGATTTTTATAAGTTCGTTTTTTTGAGCCTTCCGCATCCAGAAGGCGTTGATCTTGCGAAACTTTTCAGGAACTATGTTACGGCTGCTTCTTTTCCGGTTCAGAAGGACAAGCAGAAAGGTGGTATTGCTATTACGGGGGGAAGCATTCCTCTTGCGACGGAAATCCTTGGAGCAAATAGCAGCGAAGAGATTTTCTGGACGAGGGAAGATGCTGTTGAGATATTGCAAAAACTGCTTGTGTGGTGGGATGCTGACAAGAGCATGCTGGATAAGGAAGAAAGGGGACCTGCGTGGTTCGGATCTATTCCTGAAGAATTTCGGGCGAGATTCGCTTCCATTGCCTCACTGCTTGCCGAGGTTGTGGGCCCAAAGCTCAGCCCGGATTCTCCTGCAGAAATCAAGGATTCTCTCAGTCGGCTTTTTGAAGAAATGCGGAAGCATTCCCTGCATACTCTGGAGGCTGAGGCCGCATGCCTTCATCTTTTCCCAGAACGAAAATTCGATGTTTTTGATCGAATCAAATCATCCTTGATTTCGAACATAGAGGACCGAGAGAAAGACGGTCTCGAAGCTATCTCCAGGATTGTTTTCGGAAATATGGATGCGGATGACGGTTCGGTGGAACCAGATCCGCTTTTGATGCTTAGTCAATATCTTACGTGGCATTTTGGACATTCCACGAGTCGGGCAATGTCGATAGTCGTTCGCATTCTAAAGAAGACGTCAGGTCAATTTTATGCAAAGCAGCAGATGTGCGTCCTGGAAGAAGCCGCACAACATCAACTCGGTCGACTGCTTGGCGAAACATCGTACGACAAGGACGACTCAGTTCTGACCTTTGAAAAGAAAGTGGAAATGCGCCGTTCTGCAGCAACCCTAGCAGCCACACTTCAGGCACGATACGGAGCACGCGGTTTGCCTGTTCCAGGCATCGTCGAAGAATGGCGAAAGAGATGTTTTTCGCCTCGAGAATTCTCTGAAGTTACAAGCGCATGGATGAATTAG
- a CDS encoding tyrosine-type recombinase/integrase yields the protein MNLTPEEKDERVKLLHEEALLLTDKYNPSWDDSVESVALARDHSLHLTPDEETEKEAINEVYGDTKQHNNFWELFEGKRRIIPVTSEKSPETEFSQREIDLMVELLIANDWAFLEKKLLASDHRIVEGYNLGISMEVEDLTLYLLVRKKNFRNILKARAFTDLYNVRKLIPHTNRHFPSIAQKFVSGALANCDRALRELNGILPPESVQIAYRSEHPVVPPAVSVNNTTPLPTVGPDYEDPEIATLVQEIIAEKTTSKARKEVRWTEKTRGEFESKFKFILRYFGQGRKVSEITKEHLTELMDIFNTRLSARQGQKMEDLDPNVLLRGKIPEEKISNATVEKWTTALNMILKRGHDFYPRALKVPYSIVKKEVVLPDKEQKFVRLTYSPDDLQKLFDSTFVTDSLKGGKAIGTPAYFLFGALTGARAEELGQLCRGDIFTADGILCLRIDENAEMGTRVKNKASKRTIPVPEPLVRIMQFLMIEKEETDNIWGFTKGRGTKASFSRNAARWWNTYVKERLGEDAAQTFPNGQTGVKVFHSFRHTIASVGKTIGIEKCYTSEILGHEPSDATKNTTTHYESKFSPSELAPKMKSIYDALEVDWKTVADKVLAEMVKRRNIS from the coding sequence ATGAATCTCACGCCTGAAGAAAAAGACGAAAGAGTCAAATTGCTCCATGAGGAAGCCCTGCTTCTCACCGACAAGTACAACCCTTCCTGGGACGACTCCGTCGAGTCGGTTGCCCTGGCCCGTGACCACTCCCTTCATCTGACTCCCGACGAAGAGACGGAAAAGGAAGCGATCAACGAGGTCTACGGTGACACAAAGCAGCACAATAACTTTTGGGAGCTTTTCGAGGGAAAAAGAAGAATCATCCCCGTCACCTCCGAAAAATCACCTGAAACGGAATTCTCCCAGCGAGAGATAGACTTAATGGTGGAGCTGCTCATCGCAAATGACTGGGCCTTTCTTGAAAAAAAACTCCTTGCATCCGACCACCGCATTGTCGAAGGGTACAATCTCGGGATATCAATGGAGGTTGAGGACCTGACCCTCTATCTCCTTGTCCGGAAGAAGAATTTCCGGAACATACTAAAGGCCAGAGCTTTTACCGACCTTTACAACGTCCGGAAACTCATCCCCCACACAAACAGGCATTTCCCGTCGATCGCCCAAAAATTCGTATCCGGCGCACTGGCGAATTGCGACCGTGCCCTAAGGGAACTCAACGGCATTCTTCCGCCGGAATCCGTACAAATTGCCTACAGATCCGAACATCCGGTAGTGCCGCCGGCAGTTTCAGTGAATAATACTACACCCCTTCCCACTGTAGGACCGGACTATGAAGACCCGGAAATCGCAACGCTCGTACAGGAAATTATTGCCGAGAAGACTACATCAAAAGCCCGGAAGGAAGTTCGCTGGACGGAAAAGACCCGAGGAGAGTTTGAGTCGAAATTCAAATTCATTCTTCGCTATTTCGGCCAAGGCAGAAAAGTTTCCGAAATAACCAAGGAACATCTCACCGAACTCATGGATATTTTCAATACCCGGCTGTCTGCCCGGCAGGGACAAAAGATGGAGGATCTCGATCCCAATGTACTTCTCCGGGGGAAAATACCAGAGGAGAAGATTTCCAACGCTACGGTGGAAAAATGGACCACCGCGCTGAATATGATCCTGAAGAGGGGCCACGATTTCTATCCCCGGGCTTTGAAAGTCCCCTATTCCATAGTGAAGAAAGAAGTGGTGCTTCCGGACAAGGAACAGAAATTTGTCCGTCTCACCTACTCCCCTGATGACCTGCAGAAGCTTTTCGACAGCACCTTCGTAACAGATTCGCTCAAGGGGGGAAAAGCCATCGGGACGCCGGCCTACTTTCTCTTCGGGGCATTGACGGGCGCCCGGGCGGAAGAATTGGGGCAATTATGCCGGGGCGATATTTTTACTGCCGACGGTATCCTGTGCCTGCGGATCGACGAAAATGCTGAAATGGGAACCCGGGTGAAGAACAAAGCTTCCAAAAGAACCATCCCGGTACCGGAACCCCTTGTTCGGATCATGCAATTCTTGATGATCGAAAAGGAAGAGACGGACAATATCTGGGGATTCACCAAGGGGCGAGGAACAAAAGCCTCCTTCTCGCGGAACGCTGCAAGATGGTGGAATACTTACGTCAAGGAAAGACTGGGCGAAGACGCAGCCCAAACATTCCCTAACGGTCAAACGGGCGTCAAAGTGTTTCACTCTTTCCGTCACACCATCGCCAGCGTCGGAAAAACGATCGGGATAGAAAAATGCTATACGTCCGAAATTCTTGGCCACGAGCCTAGTGATGCCACGAAAAATACCACAACGCACTACGAATCCAAGTTTTCTCCTTCTGAACTGGCGCCCAAAATGAAATCGATATACGACGCGCTGGAAGTGGACTGGAAGACAGTGGCTGATAAGGTCCTCGCTGAAATGGTCAAGCGGCGCAACATCTCCTGA
- a CDS encoding aldo/keto reductase: MRYLPFGSTGAIVSELGFGGIPIIRLTTDEAVRVLKRAYDKGITFFDTANSYEGSEEKFGLALSGVREKIFIATKSKNRDGKGVSEHIDLSLKRMKTDYIDLFQFHQVVQEKDWQAIIAPGGALDAALEAQRQGKVRFIGITSHGIPMAVKAISTGKFVSIQFPFNFIETGAAESLLPLAQKMGLAFIAMKPFAGGAISDAPLAFKFLRSHPYILPIPGYDSVESVDQVTSFYDSPNAVTDQDRRTMKSIADTMGKEFCRRCEYCQPCPHGVSITLGMTYPLLASRMSPQVACGYVTQALETLPLCVECGACLPKCPYNLPIPQMLKKHYALFREHRKLYHSE, from the coding sequence GTGCGCTACCTTCCATTCGGCAGCACAGGCGCCATCGTTTCAGAACTCGGCTTCGGCGGCATTCCCATCATCAGGCTCACAACGGACGAAGCGGTGAGGGTCCTCAAAAGGGCCTACGACAAAGGAATTACCTTCTTTGATACCGCGAATTCCTATGAGGGAAGCGAAGAAAAATTCGGATTGGCGCTGTCCGGCGTGAGGGAGAAAATCTTCATCGCTACCAAGAGCAAGAACCGTGACGGAAAAGGCGTATCGGAGCACATCGACCTTAGCCTGAAGCGAATGAAGACCGACTATATCGATCTCTTCCAGTTTCACCAGGTCGTCCAGGAAAAGGACTGGCAGGCCATCATCGCTCCCGGCGGAGCCCTCGACGCCGCTCTGGAGGCCCAACGACAGGGGAAGGTCAGGTTTATCGGCATCACGTCCCACGGCATCCCCATGGCCGTAAAGGCCATCTCCACAGGCAAGTTCGTCTCCATCCAGTTTCCGTTCAATTTCATCGAAACAGGAGCGGCAGAGTCTCTTCTCCCCCTCGCTCAAAAAATGGGTCTCGCCTTCATTGCCATGAAGCCCTTTGCCGGCGGGGCCATCAGCGACGCGCCTCTCGCCTTCAAGTTCCTGAGGTCACATCCGTACATCCTGCCCATTCCGGGGTACGACTCGGTGGAATCCGTCGACCAGGTGACCTCTTTCTACGATTCTCCCAATGCCGTGACCGATCAAGACCGCAGGACCATGAAATCCATCGCCGACACTATGGGAAAGGAGTTCTGCCGCAGATGCGAGTACTGCCAGCCCTGCCCCCACGGAGTTTCCATCACCCTCGGCATGACCTACCCCCTGCTCGCCTCCCGCATGTCCCCCCAAGTGGCGTGCGGGTACGTGACACAGGCTCTCGAGACGCTTCCCCTGTGCGTGGAGTGCGGCGCATGCCTGCCCAAATGTCCCTACAACCTCCCGATTCCACAGATGCTCAAAAAACACTACGCCCTGTTCAGGGAACACCGGAAGCTCTATCACAGCGAATGA